The following nucleotide sequence is from Synechococcus sp. CBW1004.
CGCGGCCGTCCAGCACCGCCTCCACGGCGGCCAGGGCACCGCCGGCGGCCAGCCGTACCGCGTCCTCCGAGTGATCACCGATCGCGGTGTCGCCCGTGGAGAGTTCGGGCAGGCCGTAGGCCACGTCGTGGCGCACGCTGTTCAGGTAGGCCTGGCTGTGGCAGCGCAGCAGTTCCGGGTCGTTGATCGGCCGGGCCGAGATCCGCGTCAGCTGCGTCAGCAGGCCCCGCCGCTCAAGGGCGGCTTCGATGGCATCGAGGCGCTCGGGACATTCCGGATGGCCGCGGCCGGTGTCGTGCAGGCGGAAGCGGGGATCGAGCAAGAGGCCAGTGCCTGCGCCTGTGCTGGGCTGATTACACGGCATAGAGGTCTCAGAGCACAGGGGTCATCTCGTGGCAAGAGTCACAGATTCGCTGAGGGTTGACCGGCCCGCTGAAATTCGTTGCAGTGAAGCGGTTGCGCTGCTGCTGGGGCAGCTGCGGCTGGGGGTGAGTCGCCATCGTGACGACGGTGACCCTGCCCGGAGGACGATCGTCAGCGTCCTGGCTGAGGAGTCAGGCGAGCAGGCCGCCTACGCTGGCTCCATGGCCACGATCAGCTCGCCAAACTGCGTGGATCCCGCGGCGGTGGCAGAGGTGCTGGCCGGGGTGGAACCGGCGCCGTTGCGTCTGGTGCTGTTTGGCTCCAGGGCACGGGGCGACGCACGACCCGATTCCGACATCGATCTTCTGGTGGTGATGCCCCAGGCGCGGCTGACGCCCCAGGAGCGGCAGCTGGCGTTGCGGGCGCTGCGGGCGGCCTTGCGGCCGTTGGCGCTGCCGGTGGGAGTGGACCTTGTGGTGGTGGGCCAGGAAGATGCCCGGCAATTGGCCGGCTCCCGCTGGCATGTGGTGGCGCGTGCCCTGCGCGAGGGG
It contains:
- a CDS encoding nucleotidyltransferase domain-containing protein, whose translation is MATISSPNCVDPAAVAEVLAGVEPAPLRLVLFGSRARGDARPDSDIDLLVVMPQARLTPQERQLALRALRAALRPLALPVGVDLVVVGQEDARQLAGSRWHVVARALREGKELHGAG